Proteins co-encoded in one Candidatus Dormiibacterota bacterium genomic window:
- a CDS encoding helix-turn-helix domain-containing protein, whose amino-acid sequence MTVADCLRLPALRGSEVVAGAAGLDAPVHRASTASQTHGCVPGELRLLGRLLTADAVHIAHERGAAALAAAVVSAEAAAAAGLLGTPVIRLAHHVDLELIATELTDFIVRALEESLAELGRVSSRLAAAGASDLRMESLSEALASALGATVLIEDAEFRVLYAAGPGAAERTRIDAARARGNAADEHGSMALRDFYRTLVKTGRPAWLHPDPRLGVLVPRLVAPIVASCEVLGYCSVFFPDKTPDQRVVTVAVEQASNLLGLALLHERVIGMSRRTACASMLVDLLDGRMSAQLLRTRAGQLGVDLSAGLTVALFEGPPDQRPEAWLRHALTTLNGQRDSLVDVVAGTVVAPLAGCDRPRALRWLRGLCVACGGGAAVLGRATDVDGVPTAYAETRRVLDLVGRSEAASRGAVVDVEDLGLLGVLIDSSASGALERFWQRRLAPLREYDSRERSDLCGSLAAFFEEGGLRRAARRMNLHPNSFNYRLRRAEQIGGFSLADPDARLELQLALRCQRLLGR is encoded by the coding sequence CGCGCTGCGCGGCAGCGAGGTGGTCGCCGGCGCCGCCGGGCTCGACGCCCCCGTCCATCGCGCCTCGACCGCGTCGCAGACCCATGGCTGCGTCCCCGGCGAGCTCCGGCTGCTGGGCCGGCTGCTCACCGCCGACGCCGTCCACATCGCCCACGAGCGCGGCGCCGCCGCCCTCGCGGCCGCGGTGGTGTCGGCGGAGGCGGCCGCGGCGGCCGGCCTGCTGGGGACGCCGGTGATCCGGCTCGCCCACCACGTCGACCTCGAGCTCATCGCCACCGAGCTCACCGACTTCATCGTCCGGGCGCTCGAGGAGAGCCTCGCCGAGCTCGGGCGAGTCAGCTCGCGGCTCGCCGCCGCCGGCGCCTCCGACCTGCGGATGGAGAGCCTGAGCGAGGCCCTCGCCTCGGCGCTCGGCGCCACCGTGCTGATCGAGGACGCGGAGTTCCGGGTGCTCTACGCGGCCGGTCCCGGCGCCGCCGAGCGCACCCGCATCGACGCCGCGCGGGCGCGGGGGAACGCCGCCGACGAGCACGGCTCGATGGCGCTCCGCGACTTCTACCGCACCCTGGTCAAGACCGGGCGGCCCGCCTGGCTGCACCCCGACCCGCGGCTCGGCGTGCTGGTGCCGCGGCTGGTGGCGCCGATCGTCGCCTCCTGCGAGGTGCTCGGATACTGCAGCGTGTTCTTCCCCGACAAGACCCCCGACCAGCGGGTGGTCACGGTCGCGGTGGAGCAGGCCTCGAACCTGCTCGGCCTGGCGCTGCTCCACGAGCGGGTCATCGGCATGAGCCGCCGGACCGCGTGCGCGAGCATGCTCGTCGACCTGCTCGACGGCCGCATGTCGGCCCAGCTCCTCCGCACCCGGGCGGGGCAGCTCGGTGTCGACCTCAGCGCCGGACTGACGGTGGCGCTCTTCGAGGGGCCCCCCGACCAGCGCCCCGAGGCCTGGCTGCGCCACGCGCTGACCACGCTCAACGGCCAGCGCGACTCCCTGGTGGACGTCGTCGCCGGGACGGTCGTGGCCCCGCTCGCCGGCTGCGACCGGCCCAGGGCGCTGCGCTGGCTCCGTGGCCTCTGCGTCGCCTGCGGCGGCGGCGCCGCGGTGCTCGGCCGCGCCACCGACGTCGACGGCGTGCCCACCGCCTACGCCGAGACCCGGCGGGTCCTCGACCTGGTGGGCCGCTCCGAGGCCGCGTCGCGCGGCGCCGTCGTCGACGTCGAGGACCTCGGCCTCCTCGGTGTGCTCATCGACTCCTCCGCCAGCGGAGCGCTGGAGCGCTTCTGGCAGCGGCGGCTCGCCCCCCTGCGCGAGTACGACTCCCGCGAGCGCAGCGACCTCTGCGGGTCCCTGGCCGCGTTCTTCGAGGAGGGCGGCCTGCGCCGCGCCGCCCGGCGGATGAACCTCCATCCCAACTCGTTCAACTACCGCCTGCGGCGCGCCGAGCAGATCGGCGGCTTCTCGCTCGCCGACCCCGACGCCCGCCTCGAGCTCCAGCTGGCGCTGCGCTGCCAGCGCCTTCTCGGCCGCTGA
- a CDS encoding copper oxidase, translating to MKRLLPMLLVPAMLGAVALGGTRISSNKPVSAAGELPLVPPIFHLNDGPTWFDTGVDVAGSHSLAVALTGTTVKFIVGPPDTLSDHDPDSVIWPTGAAGMPFHNDGGFIGEKSVTLTTPGLYAFQCTIHPYMLGAVLVIDPASAADGTLVPDFGKMLSVRGVDKPIPSASDYIYRLVRTFFIITNAENWKRYYPDKSGSWMPRYAPAPIIVHDASGTPNLIPNLEAFFHQYFHEPIAIPAITDASHPKVPGVGEVMQSTQMEELNEKAYPGTVSFIDTNSWQVVRKFGLPSINNGGGLDNPHNQWVSRDENTVYADEWFSNKTTAFDRFTGQFLRQTVVGLSPAHVMTRSQTDELVVGINGENKLTEVAPGDNGVEKNFSAVLPGEGIAHPHAHWLSADGNTAVAPNANFDSASLFNLNASDPNLSITKRAFVGSVPIATAMSSNADRAYSAGLMSNNIVCISTAGRACHSGGSLVDTKNISLTKGYDYVTGSQGGAGTGLPIVFPPFSSDAGPAAPGILPIQNAVSPDNKVMVVANAVSGNMDVIDISKDEVVKVLPCDPGCHGVNWGAKKGGGYYAYVTSKFANVTSVVDPDPAGTGDISAATVVGKVLTDIGPSTKTDVSPKKLQGLRGQYTLDGMGGQGVLALPLVYNGWVQRLPAGLRAGLTCQQLDPLNPRACG from the coding sequence TTGAAGCGTCTGCTCCCGATGCTGTTGGTTCCCGCGATGCTCGGGGCCGTCGCCCTGGGCGGGACACGCATCTCCTCGAACAAGCCGGTGTCGGCGGCGGGCGAGCTGCCGCTCGTTCCGCCGATCTTCCACCTCAACGACGGACCGACGTGGTTCGACACCGGCGTCGACGTCGCCGGCTCCCACTCGCTGGCGGTGGCGCTCACCGGGACCACGGTGAAGTTCATCGTCGGTCCCCCCGACACCCTCAGCGACCACGATCCCGACAGCGTGATCTGGCCGACCGGCGCAGCCGGCATGCCCTTCCATAACGATGGTGGCTTCATCGGGGAGAAGTCGGTCACCCTGACCACCCCCGGTCTGTATGCATTCCAGTGCACCATCCATCCGTACATGCTCGGCGCCGTGCTGGTCATCGATCCCGCCTCGGCGGCCGATGGGACCCTGGTGCCCGACTTCGGCAAGATGCTGAGCGTCCGGGGCGTCGACAAGCCGATCCCCTCGGCGTCGGACTACATCTACCGGCTGGTCCGCACCTTCTTCATCATCACCAATGCTGAGAACTGGAAGCGGTACTACCCGGACAAGTCCGGCTCGTGGATGCCGCGCTACGCGCCTGCTCCGATCATCGTGCACGACGCGAGCGGAACGCCGAACCTGATCCCGAACCTCGAGGCGTTCTTCCATCAGTACTTCCATGAGCCCATCGCGATCCCCGCGATCACGGATGCAAGCCATCCGAAGGTCCCGGGGGTGGGTGAGGTGATGCAGTCCACCCAGATGGAGGAGCTGAACGAGAAGGCCTACCCGGGAACCGTGTCCTTCATCGACACCAACTCCTGGCAGGTGGTTCGCAAGTTCGGCCTCCCCTCCATCAACAACGGCGGCGGCCTCGACAACCCCCACAACCAGTGGGTCAGCCGCGACGAGAACACGGTCTACGCCGATGAGTGGTTCTCCAACAAGACCACGGCGTTCGACCGCTTCACCGGCCAGTTCCTGCGCCAGACGGTGGTGGGCCTCTCGCCCGCTCACGTCATGACCCGCAGCCAGACCGACGAGCTCGTCGTCGGCATCAACGGCGAGAACAAGCTGACCGAGGTCGCCCCTGGCGACAACGGCGTCGAGAAGAACTTCTCCGCGGTGCTCCCCGGTGAGGGCATCGCCCATCCGCACGCGCACTGGCTGAGCGCCGACGGCAACACCGCGGTCGCTCCGAACGCCAATTTCGACAGCGCGTCGCTGTTCAACCTGAACGCCAGTGATCCGAACCTCTCGATCACCAAGCGGGCGTTCGTGGGCAGCGTCCCGATCGCGACGGCAATGAGCTCCAACGCCGACCGCGCCTACTCGGCCGGTCTGATGAGCAACAACATCGTCTGCATCTCGACCGCCGGCCGCGCCTGCCACAGCGGCGGCAGCCTGGTCGACACCAAGAACATCTCGCTGACCAAGGGCTACGACTACGTGACCGGGTCGCAGGGCGGCGCCGGCACGGGTCTGCCCATCGTCTTCCCGCCGTTCAGCTCCGACGCGGGGCCCGCGGCGCCGGGCATCCTGCCCATCCAGAACGCGGTCAGCCCTGACAACAAGGTCATGGTCGTGGCCAACGCGGTCTCGGGCAACATGGACGTCATCGACATCTCCAAGGACGAGGTCGTCAAGGTCCTGCCCTGCGATCCCGGCTGCCACGGTGTGAACTGGGGCGCCAAGAAGGGCGGCGGCTACTACGCCTACGTGACCAGCAAGTTCGCCAACGTCACCTCCGTGGTCGATCCCGATCCGGCCGGCACTGGCGACATCTCCGCTGCCACGGTCGTCGGCAAGGTCCTCACCGACATCGGGCCGAGCACCAAGACCGACGTGTCCCCGAAGAAGCTCCAGGGCCTGCGCGGGCAGTACACCCTGGACGGCATGGGTGGCCAGGGCGTGCTCGCTCTGCCGCTCGTCTACAACGGCTGGGTCCAGAGGCTCCCCGCGGGGCTCCGGGCCGGCCTCACCTGCCAGCAGCTGGATCCTCTGAATCCCAGAGCCTGCGGCTGA
- a CDS encoding multicopper oxidase domain-containing protein, translated as MLIALMAVVAAAVRLAPSRARAATAAVTIMGFSYKPQEIKISKGDTVTWTNTETNRQSHTVIQDDGAFSSDGRRTNDPNAEIKPGSSFTHTFDSDDTTYGYHCRLHTYMTGKVIVGKGSPPGAPPPTEEPAPSPTPESGPLPPLPKLPLPPGSRPANRTAAAPAVAVPVGRPQQAAAPAAQPAAYQPTELPQGVSGPGTLGDGTRLAPYTTDKDGVKEFKLRMAPITWTTAPGNTQTAYAFNGTIPGPVIRVNEGDKLRLLVTNQLPVATSVHWHGMILPNEMDGVPGITQPLISPGATYTYVWTAVATGSHWYHTHTSGRDEGLGLYGSLEIVPRTGDFPADHDYRVMIGDTYLGLVLNGKGFPYTYPLRAKVGEKVHIRVIDTGDQIHPIHLHGFPFQLVARDGIRLAVPEWMDTTLIGTGQTLDLLWTPMTAGNWLMHCHIFAHAHDDAGMMGLVTVLEVAPSDKPVAGVPPALPALPTPSAMQPYAPPAAPAQLPPTGLPLLPTGTQLAPQSGGILGGNETTVLIAVGLLVAFRLGGRYGRPRRGQD; from the coding sequence ATGCTGATCGCCCTCATGGCCGTGGTCGCCGCAGCGGTGCGGCTGGCGCCCAGCCGCGCTCGGGCAGCCACGGCGGCGGTCACCATCATGGGCTTCAGCTACAAGCCCCAGGAGATCAAGATCAGCAAGGGCGACACGGTCACCTGGACCAACACGGAGACCAACCGCCAGAGCCACACCGTGATCCAGGACGACGGCGCCTTCAGTTCGGACGGACGCAGGACCAACGATCCCAACGCCGAGATCAAGCCCGGCTCGTCGTTCACCCACACCTTCGACAGCGACGACACCACCTACGGGTACCACTGCCGGCTGCACACCTACATGACCGGCAAGGTGATCGTCGGCAAGGGCTCGCCCCCGGGCGCGCCGCCGCCGACCGAGGAACCCGCACCATCGCCCACGCCGGAGTCGGGGCCGCTGCCTCCGCTGCCGAAGCTGCCCCTGCCGCCGGGCTCCAGGCCTGCGAACCGCACCGCCGCGGCACCGGCGGTCGCGGTGCCGGTGGGCCGTCCGCAGCAGGCCGCCGCGCCTGCTGCGCAACCCGCCGCCTACCAGCCCACCGAGCTGCCCCAGGGCGTGTCCGGACCGGGCACGCTCGGTGACGGCACCCGCCTCGCCCCCTACACCACCGACAAGGACGGGGTGAAGGAGTTCAAGCTCCGGATGGCGCCGATCACCTGGACAACGGCGCCGGGCAACACCCAGACCGCGTACGCCTTCAACGGCACCATCCCCGGCCCGGTGATCCGGGTCAACGAGGGCGACAAGCTCCGGCTGCTGGTGACCAACCAGCTGCCGGTGGCGACCAGCGTCCACTGGCACGGGATGATCCTGCCCAACGAGATGGACGGGGTCCCCGGCATCACCCAGCCGCTGATCTCACCCGGCGCCACCTACACCTACGTCTGGACGGCGGTGGCGACGGGCTCGCACTGGTACCACACCCACACGTCGGGCAGGGACGAGGGCCTCGGCCTCTACGGCTCGCTGGAGATCGTCCCCCGGACCGGCGACTTCCCCGCCGACCACGACTACCGGGTGATGATCGGCGACACCTACCTGGGCCTGGTGCTGAACGGCAAGGGCTTCCCGTACACCTACCCGCTCAGGGCCAAGGTCGGCGAGAAGGTCCACATCCGGGTCATCGACACCGGTGACCAGATCCACCCCATCCATCTCCACGGCTTCCCCTTCCAACTGGTGGCGAGGGACGGGATACGCCTGGCCGTACCGGAATGGATGGACACCACGCTGATCGGCACCGGCCAGACCCTGGACCTCCTCTGGACACCGATGACGGCGGGCAACTGGCTGATGCACTGCCACATCTTCGCCCACGCCCACGACGACGCCGGGATGATGGGGCTGGTCACCGTGCTCGAGGTGGCTCCCTCCGACAAGCCGGTTGCGGGCGTTCCCCCGGCGCTGCCGGCGCTGCCGACTCCGAGCGCGATGCAGCCCTACGCTCCGCCCGCCGCTCCGGCTCAGCTGCCCCCCACCGGCCTGCCGCTGCTTCCCACGGGGACGCAGCTGGCGCCGCAGTCGGGCGGCATCCTCGGTGGCAACGAGACCACCGTGCTCATCGCCGTCGGGCTCCTGGTCGCCTTCCGCCTCGGCGGGCGGTATGGCCGGCCACGCCGCGGCCAGGACTGA
- a CDS encoding copper resistance protein CopC codes for MALALAVLGSLLTPLHASAHAYLAVSNPRTGQRLDTAPTGLQLLFTQPVALAHSGVQVFTGRFELVPGAVARVSPTGTSISVTLPSLTNGDYAAIWTVISADDGHLTDGTIAFSVGPAPPPGSAAPAKVLGVGGLPTTGGDEQRRDWPGTLASWLLLIGLAIAGGGLAAERALAGPGGGRPSFRLSTRHLAIAMLVALAGSVLAFAATAGRLHDGSVLGGFQPSTWGAAFAVRVGLENLASMALVLNALGALILLRDRLVCLGSVVGAMVLVGMRAHPASASPWGEAAIVLHVVVALTWVGALGYLATMLWTRRGTARDPEVASVLSRYGRLALLSVLAIVLTGSAAALTQIGSPGQLLSTTYGRLLTLKVALVAWTMLVATLGRWHGLRPGRVDAVAVGTVLRAEVAGVLLVLFTTAALANVAPPPPLAAAPAVAAGGVATVVLLLVGAAMAAAVALVTVPMLRGQARAGI; via the coding sequence GTGGCGCTCGCCCTCGCTGTGCTGGGCAGCCTCCTGACCCCGCTGCACGCCAGCGCCCACGCCTACCTGGCGGTGAGCAACCCGCGGACCGGCCAGCGGCTCGACACCGCTCCGACCGGGCTGCAGCTGCTCTTCACCCAGCCGGTGGCGCTCGCCCACAGCGGCGTGCAGGTGTTCACCGGGAGGTTCGAGCTGGTGCCCGGCGCGGTGGCGCGGGTCAGCCCCACCGGCACCAGCATCTCGGTCACCCTTCCGTCGCTGACGAACGGCGACTACGCCGCGATCTGGACGGTGATCTCCGCCGACGACGGACACCTCACCGACGGCACCATCGCCTTCTCGGTCGGCCCGGCACCCCCGCCCGGCAGCGCCGCCCCCGCGAAGGTGCTCGGCGTCGGCGGCCTGCCGACCACCGGCGGCGACGAGCAGCGGCGGGACTGGCCCGGCACCCTGGCCAGCTGGCTCCTCCTCATCGGCCTCGCGATCGCCGGGGGCGGTCTCGCCGCCGAGCGCGCCCTGGCCGGGCCCGGCGGGGGCCGTCCCAGCTTCCGCCTCTCCACCCGCCACCTCGCCATCGCCATGCTGGTCGCGCTCGCCGGGTCGGTGCTCGCCTTCGCGGCCACCGCGGGCCGCCTCCACGACGGCAGCGTGCTCGGCGGTTTCCAGCCGAGCACGTGGGGCGCCGCCTTCGCGGTGCGGGTCGGCCTCGAGAACCTCGCGAGCATGGCCCTCGTGCTCAACGCGCTGGGCGCGCTGATCCTCCTCCGCGACCGCCTCGTCTGCCTCGGGTCGGTGGTCGGCGCCATGGTCCTGGTGGGCATGCGTGCCCACCCGGCGAGCGCATCGCCCTGGGGCGAGGCGGCGATCGTCCTCCACGTGGTGGTGGCGCTGACCTGGGTGGGCGCCCTCGGCTACCTGGCGACGATGCTATGGACCCGCCGCGGGACCGCGCGCGACCCCGAGGTCGCGAGCGTGCTCAGCCGCTACGGGCGCCTCGCCCTGCTCTCGGTGCTCGCCATCGTGCTCACCGGCAGCGCCGCCGCGCTCACCCAGATCGGTTCGCCGGGACAGCTGCTCTCCACCACCTACGGGCGGCTGCTCACCCTCAAGGTGGCGCTGGTCGCGTGGACCATGCTGGTCGCAACCCTCGGTCGCTGGCACGGCCTGCGCCCCGGACGCGTCGACGCCGTCGCGGTGGGCACCGTGCTCCGCGCCGAGGTGGCCGGCGTGCTCCTGGTGCTGTTCACCACCGCGGCGCTCGCCAACGTGGCCCCGCCGCCGCCGCTGGCCGCGGCGCCGGCGGTCGCCGCCGGAGGCGTCGCGACGGTGGTGCTGCTGCTGGTCGGCGCCGCGATGGCCGCGGCGGTGGCGCTGGTGACCGTGCCGATGCTGCGCGGCCAGGCCCGCGCGGGGATCTGA